A section of the Marinoscillum sp. 108 genome encodes:
- a CDS encoding tryptophan 2,3-dioxygenase family protein, producing MGNRNFSEEILTQLEKLEAKYDAMGQDLSAYLDGLLHSDYLTYWDYIRLDTLLSLQTPRTSFPDEKIFILYHQITELYFKLILNEQDQLIMSTETPERDTYLKRVKRMNRYFDHLIDSFDVMIDGMDPEQFLNFRMSLLPSSGFQSGQYRLVEIGSTDFHLLTCSDTRDTYGDESDVNEIYEHLYWKKGATELATGKKTLTLKQFEKKYSDTFVSRAREVRKTNLRKLYHDFFEGDQEIAEALKNLDHKANVQWPLMHYKSAVRYLQKDPEVIKATGGTNWQKYLPPRRQQVIFYPELWSAEELAQWGTREKL from the coding sequence ATGGGAAACAGAAACTTTAGTGAAGAGATTTTAACTCAACTGGAAAAACTAGAAGCTAAGTACGATGCAATGGGGCAGGATTTATCCGCTTATCTGGATGGGCTACTGCACTCAGACTACCTCACCTACTGGGATTACATCCGACTGGATACCCTGCTTAGCCTGCAAACTCCGAGGACCAGTTTTCCGGATGAGAAAATTTTTATTCTATACCATCAGATCACCGAACTCTACTTCAAACTCATCCTCAATGAGCAGGATCAGTTGATCATGTCTACCGAAACACCAGAACGAGATACTTACCTCAAAAGGGTGAAGCGAATGAATCGCTATTTTGATCACCTCATCGATTCTTTTGATGTGATGATCGATGGGATGGATCCTGAGCAATTTTTAAATTTCAGGATGTCACTCCTCCCCTCTTCGGGGTTTCAGTCCGGGCAATACCGTCTTGTAGAAATCGGCTCCACGGACTTTCACCTGCTGACCTGCTCAGACACAAGAGATACCTATGGTGATGAGAGTGATGTGAATGAAATTTACGAGCACCTCTACTGGAAAAAAGGAGCTACCGAATTAGCTACGGGTAAAAAGACCCTCACACTCAAGCAGTTTGAGAAAAAATACTCAGACACCTTTGTGTCCAGAGCCAGGGAAGTTCGCAAAACCAACCTCAGAAAGCTGTACCACGACTTTTTTGAGGGAGATCAGGAAATAGCTGAAGCCCTAAAAAACCTGGACCACAAAGCCAATGTACAGTGGCCATTGATGCACTATAAGTCTGCGGTGCGTTATCTACAGAAAGACCCCGAAGTGATCAAAGCTACGGGTGGCACCAACTGGCAGAAATATCTTCCTCCAAGAAGGCAACAGGTAATCTTTTACCCTGAGCTTTGGTCTGCGGAAGAGCTAGCACAATGGGGTACCCGCGAAAAGCTGTAA
- a CDS encoding toxin-antitoxin system YwqK family antitoxin — MRYLPWIILFIIISPFCALGQKTFEKKTYYDDQKTKLKEVITLLKKDSTLHGFYHSIYENGSLAIFGHYSHGESDSTWIYYFENGREKARGHYQKNQQVGLWKYHYENGEPKAVGSYQNNIKHGQWTYYFENGEEKSTGIYYNNDKEGIWNYFYEDGSLKAQAFFNGGKGIYKEFYPSGKLKTEGRNEFDKSEGLWTYYYESGEVEARGEFVNGLRNGLWKYFHKNGQLAAEGEFLKGEKSGPWKYYFPDGSLSSEGEMNSNQKDGFWKLYYQTGEIKGEGRYDQGTGEYIEYYASGKQKARGAMQEGRREGRWVYFSEEGLEDGAAVFEQGEGAYTGYYPDGSLKMTGTIKDDRRVGEWTLYNPDGSVAGIYRPVYEEQSPIFRTSNVKESEDVKKASDKPEYRYKNKKIRYFNPRINEYTGFILGTNPLWTLAGQLPISMEYYIQERLGYEAQIVAHKKPFYKDFSDRYNKVSTLGLDIHLKQKFYHEDTDLGMFYFGHQLSAGYLQHYVSTLDSLSGPPIKKRFTSEQMRFAYGFFIGDRWMQRASDSGLTFDLNLGVALGSRIFSNHAEAPFRFLFDELNQDKFYLPIIITLNIGYAGPKRRSTSF; from the coding sequence ATGAGATACCTCCCATGGATCATACTGTTCATAATTATCAGCCCCTTTTGCGCTCTGGGTCAGAAGACCTTCGAGAAAAAGACGTACTACGATGACCAAAAGACCAAATTAAAAGAGGTCATTACCCTGCTGAAAAAGGACAGCACCCTACATGGGTTTTATCACTCCATTTATGAAAACGGGTCGCTCGCAATCTTTGGACACTATAGTCATGGTGAGTCAGACAGCACCTGGATCTATTACTTCGAAAATGGACGGGAAAAGGCCAGAGGTCATTACCAGAAAAACCAACAAGTAGGCTTGTGGAAATATCACTATGAAAATGGTGAACCGAAGGCCGTTGGCTCCTACCAGAACAACATCAAACATGGCCAGTGGACCTACTACTTTGAAAACGGGGAAGAAAAAAGCACCGGCATCTACTACAACAATGACAAAGAGGGCATTTGGAATTACTTCTATGAGGATGGCTCACTGAAGGCTCAGGCCTTTTTTAACGGAGGAAAGGGAATCTACAAAGAATTTTACCCCAGCGGAAAACTAAAAACCGAGGGCCGCAATGAGTTTGATAAAAGTGAGGGCCTATGGACCTACTACTACGAGTCAGGTGAAGTGGAAGCGCGTGGAGAGTTTGTGAACGGACTCAGAAATGGTCTTTGGAAGTATTTTCACAAAAACGGTCAATTGGCTGCCGAAGGTGAGTTCTTGAAGGGTGAAAAATCCGGACCCTGGAAATATTATTTCCCCGATGGAAGCCTCAGTAGTGAGGGTGAAATGAACAGTAACCAAAAGGATGGTTTTTGGAAACTCTACTATCAAACAGGCGAAATCAAAGGAGAAGGCCGCTACGACCAGGGAACCGGAGAATATATTGAGTACTATGCCAGTGGTAAGCAAAAGGCTCGGGGAGCCATGCAGGAAGGCCGACGGGAAGGCCGATGGGTTTACTTCAGCGAAGAGGGACTGGAGGATGGCGCTGCAGTCTTCGAACAAGGCGAAGGGGCCTATACCGGCTATTACCCGGATGGTTCTCTGAAGATGACCGGCACGATCAAGGACGACCGCAGGGTGGGCGAATGGACGCTTTACAATCCGGATGGATCAGTGGCTGGCATCTACCGACCCGTGTACGAAGAACAAAGTCCTATTTTCCGAACCTCCAACGTCAAAGAAAGCGAGGATGTGAAAAAAGCCAGCGACAAACCGGAGTACCGATATAAAAACAAGAAAATCAGGTACTTCAACCCTCGTATCAACGAATACACAGGTTTTATATTAGGCACCAACCCGCTGTGGACGCTGGCTGGTCAATTGCCCATCTCTATGGAATACTACATACAGGAGAGGCTGGGATATGAAGCACAAATCGTCGCTCACAAAAAACCATTTTACAAGGACTTCTCTGACCGATATAACAAAGTGAGTACACTGGGTCTGGATATCCATTTGAAGCAAAAATTTTATCACGAAGATACAGATTTGGGCATGTTTTACTTTGGCCACCAGCTCTCAGCAGGCTATTTACAACACTATGTAAGCACACTAGACAGCCTCTCCGGCCCACCCATCAAGAAGCGGTTCACCTCAGAGCAAATGAGATTCGCCTATGGGTTCTTCATTGGTGATCGATGGATGCAAAGAGCATCTGATTCCGGACTTACCTTCGACCTGAACCTGGGGGTAGCCCTGGGAAGTAGAATTTTCTCCAATCATGCAGAAGCGCCATTTCGTTTTCTCTTCGATGAACTAAATCAGGATAAATTCTATTTACCTATCATTATCACACTCAATATCGGCTATGCCGGCCCAAAACGCAGAAGCACCAGTTTTTAA
- a CDS encoding M1 family metallopeptidase, translated as MKYNFVKITTFLSFIFLFCKISSAQGYWQQRVNYEISIDFNSKSHQYTGEQTLKYYNNSPDTLFNVYYHLYFNAFQPNSMMDVRSRTISDPDPRVGSRIAQLSDDEIGYLKVISLDQSGTELAYHVSETVLEVNLSKPILPGASEVFNMKFEGQVPLQIRRAGRDSFDGVDYSMSQWFPKMAEYDKMGWHTHPYVGREFYAPWGDYEVNITMDKDYVIAATGILQNPNEIGYGYEDTGVKVNRKGQKITWRFKAENVHDFVWAADKDYIQTTAQVPDGPLLRFFYIPSEDTKYWEELPAYTIKTFEYMQKRFGKYGWSEYAVIQGGDGGMEYPMATLIANRKNSKLRSLNSLIGVMMHEVAHSWYQGMLATNESYLPWMDEGFTTFADEYTENFVLNKGSKQPLDYSYKKYFRWVEFGYEEPMSTHSDHYSRNSAYSIGTYTKGAISLEQLGYIIGDANRDAGLLRYHHEWAFKHPDMNDFIRVMEKQSGLSLHWYYDYWIGTTETIDYAISSVSEVKNGVKVDLERLDKMPMPIDLTITKKDGTELEYYIPLGIMRGEKPKETANERLVGEDWAWTHPTYSFSLDIPYSDIEKIEIDPSGRMADVDKTNNVVILRRVPENTPKNISE; from the coding sequence ATGAAATATAATTTTGTGAAGATCACAACATTCCTATCTTTTATTTTCCTTTTTTGCAAAATTTCAAGCGCTCAGGGCTATTGGCAGCAGCGAGTCAATTACGAAATTTCTATCGATTTCAACTCAAAGTCGCATCAGTACACGGGGGAGCAAACCTTAAAATATTACAATAACTCCCCAGATACCCTTTTCAACGTTTACTACCACCTGTACTTCAATGCCTTTCAGCCGAATAGCATGATGGACGTGAGGAGTAGAACCATCTCAGACCCGGATCCTAGAGTAGGTTCCCGCATTGCTCAACTGAGCGATGATGAAATAGGATACCTCAAAGTGATCTCTCTGGATCAATCTGGTACTGAACTCGCTTACCATGTATCTGAAACAGTACTCGAAGTGAATTTGAGTAAACCCATCCTACCAGGTGCTTCTGAAGTTTTCAACATGAAGTTTGAAGGACAGGTTCCCTTGCAAATCAGAAGAGCAGGTAGAGATAGTTTTGATGGCGTGGATTATTCCATGTCACAGTGGTTTCCCAAAATGGCCGAGTATGACAAGATGGGTTGGCACACCCATCCTTATGTAGGCCGTGAGTTCTATGCCCCTTGGGGAGATTATGAGGTCAATATCACCATGGACAAAGATTATGTGATCGCTGCTACAGGCATCCTCCAAAACCCTAATGAAATAGGCTACGGATATGAAGATACCGGGGTGAAAGTGAATAGAAAAGGTCAGAAAATCACCTGGCGCTTCAAAGCTGAAAATGTGCATGATTTTGTATGGGCGGCAGACAAGGATTACATTCAGACAACTGCTCAGGTGCCCGACGGGCCTCTGCTTCGTTTCTTTTACATCCCGAGCGAGGACACCAAGTATTGGGAAGAGCTTCCAGCCTATACCATTAAGACCTTCGAATACATGCAAAAGCGATTTGGAAAATATGGCTGGAGCGAATATGCGGTGATCCAGGGCGGAGATGGAGGCATGGAATACCCCATGGCCACGCTCATCGCCAATAGAAAAAACTCAAAGCTTCGCTCACTCAACTCCCTCATAGGGGTGATGATGCATGAAGTTGCTCATAGCTGGTATCAGGGCATGCTGGCTACCAACGAAAGTTACCTCCCATGGATGGATGAAGGATTTACCACGTTTGCGGATGAATACACAGAAAACTTTGTCTTAAATAAAGGCAGCAAGCAACCATTAGACTATTCGTACAAGAAGTATTTCAGATGGGTTGAGTTTGGTTATGAGGAGCCCATGTCCACCCACTCAGATCACTACAGCAGAAATAGTGCTTATTCTATAGGAACCTACACCAAGGGGGCCATTTCACTTGAGCAATTGGGGTACATTATAGGTGATGCCAATAGGGATGCCGGTCTGCTCCGATATCACCACGAATGGGCCTTCAAACATCCTGATATGAATGATTTTATTCGGGTAATGGAAAAACAAAGTGGTCTTTCCCTGCATTGGTATTACGATTACTGGATAGGCACCACCGAAACCATCGATTATGCCATCTCCTCTGTGTCCGAAGTAAAGAACGGGGTAAAAGTAGATCTGGAAAGGTTGGATAAAATGCCTATGCCCATTGACCTCACCATCACCAAAAAAGATGGAACTGAACTGGAGTACTACATCCCTCTGGGAATCATGCGTGGCGAAAAGCCTAAAGAAACTGCTAACGAAAGATTGGTAGGTGAAGATTGGGCTTGGACACATCCAACCTATTCTTTTAGTCTGGACATCCCCTATTCAGACATTGAAAAAATAGAAATTGACCCTTCGGGCAGAATGGCCGATGTAGATAAAACCAACAATGTAGTTATCCTAAGAAGAGTTCCTGAGAACACTCCTAAAAACATTAGCGAATAG
- a CDS encoding CoA-binding protein, protein MDKKKTVIIGATPNPTRYAFLAAERLTNHQHPVVPVGIKRGEVFGKEILDLREKPSVDGVDTITLYLNPTHQREWEEYILSLQPKRIIFNPGTENDRLAAKAADQGIETLNACTLVMLSASTF, encoded by the coding sequence ATGGACAAAAAGAAAACAGTGATCATAGGCGCCACGCCCAATCCCACCAGATACGCCTTTTTGGCGGCTGAGAGACTCACCAATCACCAACATCCAGTTGTGCCCGTGGGCATCAAACGAGGTGAAGTATTTGGAAAGGAAATCCTGGACCTAAGGGAAAAACCCTCAGTGGATGGAGTGGACACAATCACCCTTTACCTCAACCCCACGCATCAGCGTGAATGGGAAGAGTATATTCTAAGCCTGCAGCCAAAGAGAATCATTTTTAACCCAGGCACAGAAAACGATCGACTCGCTGCGAAAGCCGCCGATCAGGGCATTGAAACGCTGAACGCCTGCACCCTGGTGATGCTGAGTGCCAGCACCTTCTGA
- the gyrB gene encoding DNA topoisomerase (ATP-hydrolyzing) subunit B yields MEQRKSLAKGDYSANNIQVLEGLEAVRKRPAMYIGDVGIRGLHHLVWEVVDNSIDEALAGYCDDIHVEINKDNSITVSDNGRGIPTDIHEKEQRSALEVVMTVLHAGGKFDKDTYKVSGGLHGVGVSCVNALSTHLKATVHRNGIIYQQEYEKGIPMYPVKEVGKTDINGTIITFMPDSSIFTHSEYKYDTVASRLRELSFLNSGIKLNLVDHRDQDENGADLTDEFFSTGGLKEFVLYLDSTRERLIPEPIHLNNEKGEIPVEVALNYNTSYTENVVSYVNNINTIEGGTHVAGFRRALTRTLKSYADKSGLLEKAKVEITGDDFREGLTAVISIKVAEPQFEGQTKTKLGNSDAMGAVDTSLSEALQEYLEEHPKEAKQIISKVILAAQARQAARKAREMVQRKNVLSGTGLPGKLADCSDKDPAVCEIYLVEGDSAGGSAKQGRNRKFQAILPLRGKILNVEKAQEHKIYDNDEIKNIITALGVRFGMEDDARALNMEKLRYHKIIIMTDADIDGSHIRTLILTFFFRYMRSLIENGYLYIALPPLYLIKKGKQERYAWTEDDRLSIIRELAPEGKEDSVNVQRYKGLGEMNPEQLWTTTMDPESRSLKLVTIDSAAEADHLFSMLMGDEVAPRRDFIEKNAKYAKVDV; encoded by the coding sequence ATGGAACAAAGAAAGTCATTGGCCAAAGGAGATTATTCAGCTAATAATATTCAGGTACTTGAGGGATTAGAAGCCGTAAGGAAAAGGCCAGCTATGTACATTGGAGATGTGGGCATCAGAGGCTTGCATCATTTGGTATGGGAGGTAGTTGATAACTCTATTGACGAAGCCCTGGCAGGATATTGTGATGACATCCATGTAGAAATTAATAAAGACAATTCCATAACCGTATCCGATAACGGACGAGGTATTCCTACAGATATACACGAAAAAGAACAAAGATCTGCCCTGGAGGTAGTAATGACCGTCCTACACGCAGGAGGTAAATTTGACAAAGACACTTATAAGGTTTCAGGCGGTCTGCACGGTGTGGGGGTTTCCTGTGTGAATGCACTCTCCACTCACCTGAAAGCCACCGTTCACAGAAACGGTATCATCTATCAGCAGGAGTACGAAAAAGGGATTCCAATGTACCCGGTGAAAGAAGTGGGCAAAACGGATATCAATGGGACCATTATCACCTTCATGCCGGACAGTAGCATCTTTACACATAGTGAATACAAATACGACACGGTAGCTTCCCGTTTGCGTGAGCTCTCATTCCTAAACTCAGGGATCAAACTCAACCTGGTAGACCATAGGGACCAGGACGAGAATGGAGCAGACCTCACCGACGAGTTCTTCTCTACAGGAGGACTAAAAGAATTCGTTCTGTACCTGGACAGCACAAGAGAGCGACTCATCCCTGAGCCTATCCACCTCAACAATGAAAAAGGTGAAATCCCGGTAGAAGTAGCACTGAACTACAACACTTCCTATACAGAAAATGTAGTCAGCTATGTCAATAATATTAATACCATCGAAGGTGGTACACACGTAGCTGGCTTTCGTCGGGCACTTACCAGAACCCTTAAGTCTTACGCTGATAAGTCAGGCCTTTTGGAAAAAGCCAAAGTAGAAATCACGGGGGATGATTTCCGTGAAGGCCTTACCGCCGTTATTTCCATCAAAGTGGCTGAGCCACAGTTTGAAGGACAAACTAAAACCAAGCTCGGAAACTCGGACGCCATGGGTGCTGTGGACACCAGCCTGAGTGAAGCATTGCAGGAGTACTTAGAAGAACATCCCAAAGAAGCAAAGCAAATCATCTCCAAGGTGATACTGGCTGCACAAGCCCGGCAGGCCGCCAGAAAAGCCCGTGAAATGGTACAGCGTAAAAATGTGCTGTCTGGCACAGGCCTGCCCGGAAAACTCGCTGACTGCTCCGATAAAGACCCTGCAGTATGTGAAATCTACCTGGTGGAGGGTGACTCTGCCGGTGGATCTGCCAAGCAAGGGAGAAACCGAAAGTTTCAGGCCATTCTTCCGCTTAGAGGAAAAATCCTCAATGTAGAGAAAGCGCAGGAGCACAAAATCTACGATAACGACGAAATCAAGAACATCATCACCGCTTTAGGTGTCAGATTTGGTATGGAGGATGACGCGCGAGCGCTCAACATGGAGAAATTGCGCTACCACAAAATCATCATCATGACGGATGCTGATATCGACGGTAGCCATATCAGAACCCTGATCCTTACTTTCTTTTTCAGATACATGCGTTCGCTGATAGAAAACGGATACCTCTACATTGCATTACCACCTCTTTATCTGATCAAAAAAGGTAAGCAAGAGCGATATGCCTGGACGGAAGATGATAGATTATCCATTATCAGAGAACTGGCCCCTGAAGGTAAAGAAGACTCTGTGAACGTACAGAGATATAAAGGTCTGGGAGAGATGAATCCTGAGCAACTATGGACAACGACAATGGATCCTGAATCACGAAGCCTAAAGCTCGTAACGATTGATTCTGCAGCTGAGGCAGATCACTTGTTCTCAATGCTCATGGGTGATGAGGTAGCCCCTAGAAGAGACTTCATCGAGAAAAACGCAAAATATGCTAAAGTAGATGTCTAA
- a CDS encoding DUF1573 domain-containing protein — MMNRKLRVGVMLVLCAYFTITALAGQNIRFLKEKHDFGEIHEEGGAVKYAFLFVNTGADPLEIKNVEASCGCTTPDWTDSALMPGDTGFVVAEYDPLNRPGKFEKSLNVSYSAGRSGSASATLYIEGMVSPRASTMEDELPLLLGQIRLKYKALNIGRVTTEKVVTESFKVYNEGDSAVRWLEDKSSLPGHVQVVFDPVVLEPKTLGEIRLTFDPVKKADLGFVSDNIRLYTDEAEDEVKELHVIATISEYFPPRTEEEMKKAPKLSFDKTQHDFGSVNKGVTAITDFKITNNGMEDLEIRSVKPNCGCTVARLKKQTIAPGETVSFEVRFDTSGRQGRQYKTVTVFSNDPSAPSQMISIKADVN; from the coding sequence ATGATGAATAGAAAATTGAGGGTAGGAGTGATGTTGGTCTTGTGTGCGTATTTCACAATAACCGCTTTAGCAGGACAAAACATTCGGTTTTTGAAAGAAAAACACGATTTTGGTGAAATCCACGAAGAGGGCGGGGCTGTGAAGTATGCGTTTCTCTTTGTGAATACCGGTGCTGATCCTTTGGAGATTAAGAATGTGGAAGCATCGTGCGGCTGTACTACACCGGACTGGACAGACTCTGCTCTGATGCCAGGAGATACCGGCTTTGTGGTGGCGGAGTATGACCCTTTGAACCGACCGGGTAAATTTGAGAAGTCGCTGAATGTAAGCTACTCAGCGGGGCGGTCGGGTTCAGCATCGGCTACTTTATATATAGAAGGGATGGTTTCGCCCAGAGCATCAACTATGGAAGATGAATTGCCGCTTTTGCTGGGGCAGATCAGGCTGAAATATAAAGCCCTGAATATAGGACGGGTGACTACTGAAAAAGTGGTAACAGAATCTTTCAAAGTATACAATGAAGGAGACAGTGCTGTGCGCTGGCTTGAGGACAAAAGCTCATTGCCCGGGCATGTGCAGGTGGTGTTTGACCCGGTGGTGCTGGAGCCAAAGACTCTGGGCGAGATCAGGCTCACTTTTGATCCTGTAAAAAAAGCTGATCTGGGTTTCGTGTCAGATAATATTCGGTTGTATACTGATGAAGCTGAAGATGAGGTCAAAGAACTTCACGTGATAGCCACCATCTCAGAATACTTTCCGCCCAGGACCGAGGAAGAAATGAAAAAAGCTCCAAAGCTCTCCTTTGATAAGACGCAGCATGATTTTGGGAGTGTGAATAAAGGTGTGACGGCAATCACCGATTTTAAGATAACCAACAATGGGATGGAAGATCTTGAGATCAGGAGTGTGAAGCCCAATTGTGGATGTACTGTTGCCCGGTTGAAAAAACAGACCATCGCTCCCGGCGAGACGGTGAGCTTCGAGGTGAGGTTTGATACCTCTGGTCGTCAGGGCCGACAGTATAAAACGGTCACCGTGTTTTCCAATGACCCGTCGGCGCCTTCTCAGATGATCAGTATCAAAGCTGATGTGAATTAG
- a CDS encoding phospho-sugar mutase, protein MEVTAKAQKWLASQKVDQDTKTIIEKMLADADQTELTECFYKDLEFGTGGLRGLMGTGSNRMNKYTVGMATQGLANYLNQTFAGEEISVAIAHDSRNNSRFFAETTAAVFSANGIKVYLFEALRPTPELSFAIRHLGCKSGVVLTASHNPKEYNGYKAYWDDGAQMVPPHDVNVITEVGKISSIDDVNFDANASLIQSIGNEVDEPYLDMIQSLSLSPEAIAQEKDLKIVFSAIHGTGTTMVPPILKRMGFENVTEVKEQAMADGNFPTVIYPNPEEAEALSLALKKAEEIDADLVMATDPDADRVGIAVKNDKNEFQLLNGNQTGSLLLYYLLRKWKENGKLNGKQYVVKTIVTTDLIEKIAEKYNVKLYNTLTGFKYIAEVIRELEGKEEFIGGGEESYGYLIGDAVRDKDAIASCAMIAEMAAWAKSEGTSLYELLKNIHNEFGLYQESLKSITKKGKTGAEEINEMMVKFRQNPPSMLAQSKVMTMIDYKAGTSKDLTTGKEEKIKFPASNVLQFITADGSKISVRPSGTEPKIKFYFSVNEQISAPDKYYETIGLLDKKTQIVVKDLGL, encoded by the coding sequence ATGGAAGTAACAGCAAAGGCTCAAAAGTGGCTTGCAAGCCAAAAAGTAGATCAGGACACCAAAACCATCATTGAGAAGATGTTGGCAGATGCTGACCAAACTGAATTGACTGAGTGTTTTTATAAAGACCTTGAATTTGGCACCGGAGGGCTTAGAGGCCTGATGGGCACCGGATCCAACAGAATGAACAAATACACGGTGGGAATGGCCACCCAGGGACTTGCCAATTACCTCAATCAAACTTTTGCCGGAGAAGAAATCAGTGTGGCTATCGCCCATGATAGCCGAAATAACAGTCGCTTTTTTGCCGAAACCACGGCAGCTGTTTTCTCGGCCAATGGGATCAAAGTTTATCTCTTTGAAGCGCTTCGCCCAACTCCGGAACTCTCCTTTGCCATCAGACATCTGGGCTGTAAAAGTGGGGTGGTACTCACCGCCTCTCACAACCCTAAAGAATACAATGGATACAAAGCCTACTGGGACGACGGTGCCCAGATGGTACCCCCGCATGATGTGAATGTGATCACTGAAGTAGGTAAAATTTCCTCTATTGATGATGTGAATTTTGATGCCAACGCCTCACTCATACAGTCGATCGGCAATGAAGTGGATGAGCCCTACCTGGACATGATTCAGTCTCTTTCACTTTCACCTGAAGCCATTGCCCAGGAGAAGGACCTGAAGATTGTGTTTAGCGCGATCCATGGCACAGGCACCACCATGGTTCCCCCTATTTTGAAAAGGATGGGTTTTGAAAATGTAACGGAGGTGAAGGAACAAGCCATGGCTGATGGCAACTTTCCTACGGTGATCTACCCTAATCCTGAGGAAGCTGAGGCCCTGAGTCTGGCACTCAAAAAGGCCGAGGAAATAGATGCTGACCTGGTCATGGCTACAGACCCTGATGCCGACCGGGTGGGAATAGCAGTGAAGAATGACAAGAACGAATTTCAGCTACTCAACGGAAATCAGACCGGGTCTTTGCTGCTTTATTACTTACTGAGAAAGTGGAAAGAAAATGGCAAACTGAATGGCAAACAGTATGTCGTGAAGACCATTGTGACTACAGACCTTATAGAAAAAATCGCGGAAAAGTACAATGTAAAGCTCTATAACACCCTTACTGGCTTTAAATACATCGCCGAGGTGATCAGAGAACTGGAAGGAAAAGAGGAATTCATTGGTGGCGGAGAGGAAAGTTACGGTTACCTGATCGGAGATGCCGTGAGAGACAAAGATGCCATAGCCTCCTGTGCCATGATTGCGGAAATGGCAGCATGGGCCAAATCTGAAGGCACTTCATTGTACGAACTCCTTAAGAACATCCATAACGAGTTCGGACTTTATCAGGAGTCGTTGAAATCCATCACCAAAAAAGGAAAAACCGGAGCTGAAGAAATCAACGAGATGATGGTCAAATTCCGCCAGAATCCACCATCCATGCTCGCTCAATCGAAAGTGATGACTATGATCGACTACAAAGCAGGAACCTCAAAAGACCTGACCACCGGAAAAGAGGAAAAAATCAAGTTCCCGGCTTCCAATGTCTTGCAGTTCATTACGGCAGACGGTAGCAAAATATCCGTTCGCCCATCAGGTACAGAACCAAAAATCAAATTTTACTTCTCAGTAAACGAGCAAATTTCAGCTCCTGATAAGTATTACGAAACTATTGGTCTTTTGGATAAAAAGACCCAAATTGTAGTAAAAGACCTTGGTTTATAA
- the trpS gene encoding tryptophan--tRNA ligase → MARILTGIQSSGKPHLGNLLGAIIPAIELSKDNKNESFFFIADLHSLTTIKDAETRRENVNAVAAAWIACGFDTEKNLFYRQSRVPAVCELAWYLNCFTPFPMLANAHSFKDKSDRLADVNAGLFTYPVLMAADILLYDANIVPVGKDQKQHLEMARDMASSFNHSYGDTFVLPEARIDDNLMTIPGTDGQKMSKSYGNILDIFLPDKKLRKSVMSIITDSTPMEEPKNPDTCNVFAIYKTIADESQIKEMRANYEGGNYGYGHAKQALFELIVDKFKEPRERFDYYLNNLPELEERLQSGEKRAAEIAQSVLSRVKVKLGF, encoded by the coding sequence ATGGCCAGAATATTAACAGGAATTCAGAGTTCAGGGAAACCACATTTGGGAAACCTATTGGGTGCAATAATACCAGCTATTGAGTTATCCAAGGACAATAAAAACGAGTCCTTTTTCTTTATCGCTGACCTCCACTCCCTGACTACCATTAAGGATGCCGAAACCCGGCGTGAAAATGTGAATGCCGTGGCAGCAGCCTGGATCGCATGCGGGTTTGATACGGAAAAGAACCTCTTTTACAGACAGTCGAGAGTGCCGGCAGTATGCGAGCTGGCCTGGTATCTCAACTGCTTTACACCTTTCCCGATGTTGGCCAACGCCCACTCCTTCAAGGACAAATCGGACCGACTGGCTGATGTCAATGCCGGGCTTTTCACCTACCCTGTGCTGATGGCCGCTGATATACTCCTGTATGACGCCAACATCGTACCTGTGGGCAAAGACCAAAAGCAACACCTGGAGATGGCCCGTGACATGGCCTCATCGTTCAATCACTCCTATGGTGACACTTTCGTACTTCCTGAGGCAAGAATAGACGATAACCTCATGACCATCCCTGGCACCGACGGTCAAAAAATGAGTAAATCGTACGGTAATATCCTTGACATCTTCTTGCCTGACAAGAAGCTCAGAAAGAGTGTGATGTCCATCATCACCGACAGCACTCCAATGGAAGAGCCTAAAAATCCTGATACCTGCAATGTCTTTGCGATCTACAAAACCATTGCTGATGAATCACAAATTAAGGAGATGCGTGCCAACTATGAAGGGGGAAACTATGGTTATGGACATGCCAAACAGGCACTTTTTGAACTGATCGTAGACAAATTTAAAGAGCCCAGGGAGCGTTTTGATTACTACCTCAACAACCTCCCCGAGCTGGAAGAACGTTTACAATCAGGAGAGAAACGTGCCGCGGAAATCGCACAATCTGTCCTGAGTCGTGTGAAAGTAAAATTAGGCTTCTAA